The following proteins are co-located in the Pedobacter sp. FW305-3-2-15-E-R2A2 genome:
- a CDS encoding efflux RND transporter periplasmic adaptor subunit: MKTNILLSLSLFLLFMSCTNAEKEAAKETPNPAVKQETHLVQFTAEQTKIAGITTGLPEKRGMSSVLNVNGLVEVPPENVFSISIPLGGYIRKTNLIPGMMVRKGAVLATIEDQQYVQLQQDYLMAKNKLKFAESDYIRQKGLNATKATSDKLFQQTESDFNQQKIMVKSLAEQLQLIGLNPLTLTAGNISRRIQIYSPIDGHVTKVNVNTGKYVNATDVLFELINPKKLHVNLTVLENDASSLKEGQKIVCTTNRNPDKKYLATIHLISPAIGDDRSISVHCDLENYGKELLPGTYLNAAVKLNHASVTAVPDEAVVKWENKFYVFTDEGNHQYKMIGVEPGILSEGFTEIKSPLPAKNIVMKNAYAILMKMKNGGEEGA; this comes from the coding sequence ATGAAGACAAACATCCTATTAAGCCTCTCTCTTTTCCTCCTTTTTATGTCCTGTACAAACGCAGAAAAAGAAGCGGCCAAAGAAACACCGAATCCCGCAGTTAAACAGGAAACTCACCTGGTTCAATTTACTGCTGAGCAGACAAAAATTGCAGGAATTACGACAGGTCTGCCTGAAAAAAGAGGAATGAGCAGCGTGCTCAACGTAAATGGGTTGGTAGAGGTACCACCAGAAAATGTCTTTTCTATCAGCATTCCATTAGGAGGCTATATCAGAAAAACGAACCTTATTCCGGGAATGATGGTTCGCAAAGGGGCAGTCCTGGCAACGATCGAAGACCAGCAATATGTACAGTTGCAGCAGGATTACCTGATGGCAAAAAATAAACTGAAGTTTGCAGAATCAGACTACATCAGACAAAAAGGACTGAATGCCACAAAAGCAACGAGTGATAAGCTTTTCCAGCAAACAGAGAGTGATTTCAACCAGCAAAAGATCATGGTTAAATCATTAGCGGAGCAGTTACAACTGATCGGCTTAAACCCGCTTACTTTAACGGCAGGTAATATTTCCCGCAGGATTCAGATTTATTCCCCTATTGATGGTCATGTAACCAAAGTAAATGTGAATACAGGCAAATATGTAAATGCAACGGATGTTTTGTTTGAACTCATCAATCCGAAAAAACTTCATGTAAACCTGACCGTTTTAGAGAATGATGCGTCCAGCCTTAAAGAAGGACAGAAAATTGTATGTACCACGAATAGAAACCCGGATAAAAAGTACCTGGCCACCATTCACCTGATCAGTCCTGCTATTGGAGACGACAGAAGTATCAGCGTACATTGTGACCTGGAAAACTACGGCAAAGAGTTATTACCGGGAACGTACCTGAACGCTGCGGTAAAGCTGAACCATGCCAGTGTTACTGCGGTTCCTGACGAAGCGGTCGTAAAATGGGAGAACAAGTTTTATGTGTTTACCGACGAAGGAAACCATCAGTACAAAATGATCGGCGTGGAGCCTGGTATTTTAAGTGAGGGTTTTACAGAGATCAAATCGCCACTGCCAGCAAAGAATATTGTCATGAAGAACGCCTATGCGATCCTGATGAAAATGAAAAACGGAGGAGAAGAAGGAGCGTAA
- a CDS encoding CusA/CzcA family heavy metal efflux RND transporter, with protein MLNKIIGFSVKNKLIIGLFVLALMGWGTYEVTKLPIDALPDITDNQVQVITVSPSLGAPDIERLITFPIEQACSSISGLKQIRSFSRFGLSLVTIVFDEETDVYWARQQISERLQQVQQEIPQGIGAPQMAPVSTGLGEIYQYVVRPLKGYEGKYDEQELRTMQDWIVRRQLLGTPGVAEVSSFGGKLKQYEIAVKQEQLKAYNLTITDVFDALEQNNENTGGAYIEKGPTVLYIRSEGLTKTPEDIQKIVVKKLNNGMPVLMSQVATVQLGSAIRYGAMTYNDQGEVAGAVVMMLKGENSSVVVKRVKEKIVEIQKMLPEGVVIEPFLDRTKMVDNAIQTVETNLLEGALIVIFVLVFFLGNLRAGLIVSSVIPLSMLFAIILMNKFGVGGNLMSLGAIDFGLIVDGSVIVVEAILHRFSHSKHFRKLDRINQEEMDTEVSKSTGSMIKSAVFSQIIILIVYLPILSLEGIEGKMFKPMAFTIAFAILGAFILSITYVPMMSALFLNKKLQHKKNLTDKLIIWLERKYQPLLGALLRFPKTILLVTISLFGLSLLVLSKMGGEFIPQLEEGDFAVETRLLTGSNLNNTIQTTQQAAKILLRDFPEVQKVVTKIGSAEVPTDPMPFEAGDMMVILKDKKEWTSAKSFPELSEKMTKALEAVPGITVGFQFPVQMRFNELMTGARQDVVCKIFGEDLDSLAAYAHRLGEIIGTVKGAVNVYEEQVTGMPQVVVKYDRDGMAKYGLNVGEINRVVNTAFAGQVAGQVYEGEKRFDMVVRLSENARKNVEDIKNLMVSTGNGTQIPLSMVASIEEVEGVNQIQREDTKRRIIVGFNVKDRDVQSIVQELQGKAAKELNLSKGYTIAYGGSFENMTAAKSRLSIVVPIALFLIFLLLYFAFNSVKQGLLIYTAIPLSAIGGIFALWMRDLPFSISAGVGFIALFGVAVLNGILLVSEFNRLKKEGWDDVKRIVVHGTKSKLRAVLMTALVPSLGFIPMAISTGAGGAVQKPLATVVIGGLIISTMLTLFVLPMLYIVFEKGFGYFKPGKRMITAVVLIGSVFGNVQAQERISLAAALDTAAKNNRSLRVSASEISYHQALKKSSFDLEKTNLGVEYGKFNSLANDHKFSISQNLEFPAVYTRQSAVLKTHVQLSELAFQQQILELKTSVKLSYYGLLVLQEKEKLLLEADRVYTEFLEKSKQRYQAGDVDVLELNMAENQKLQISNQLEMLKKDYRLLLNRFNILLNGSVKLQPAPEAAVYSLMSSAAEVNGNPLFRLKEQELLLSRQQMQLEKSKLLPSLSFGYNNASIIGWQSNAMGAEQYYGASKRFSSVSLGLGIPLFFGAQKSRIKASNVLILQKQQELELAAQQLSMELEEAHQQYEQQKKLIRSYQDKLLPNARVIISTSTQKLNAGEIGYLDWALLVNQSIQIRSEYFNTVQQFNEAAFEIERISASK; from the coding sequence ATGCTAAATAAAATCATTGGCTTTTCTGTAAAGAATAAGCTGATTATTGGCTTGTTTGTACTCGCCCTGATGGGATGGGGTACTTACGAGGTTACAAAATTACCCATAGATGCCCTTCCTGATATTACTGACAATCAGGTTCAGGTGATTACCGTTTCACCTTCCCTTGGTGCACCGGACATTGAAAGGCTCATTACCTTTCCCATAGAACAAGCCTGTAGTAGTATTTCAGGCCTGAAACAAATCCGGAGTTTCTCCCGTTTTGGACTCTCGCTGGTCACCATCGTTTTTGACGAAGAAACAGATGTTTACTGGGCGCGGCAACAGATTAGCGAACGGTTGCAGCAGGTACAGCAGGAGATCCCCCAGGGGATAGGTGCACCTCAGATGGCACCTGTATCTACAGGTCTGGGCGAAATTTATCAATATGTGGTCAGACCACTCAAAGGATATGAAGGTAAATATGACGAGCAGGAGCTCCGTACCATGCAGGATTGGATCGTTCGCCGTCAGCTGCTCGGAACACCGGGTGTGGCTGAGGTGTCCAGCTTTGGTGGAAAATTAAAACAGTACGAAATTGCGGTTAAACAGGAACAACTGAAAGCTTACAACCTGACCATCACCGATGTTTTTGATGCTTTAGAGCAAAACAATGAAAATACCGGGGGTGCTTATATCGAGAAGGGGCCTACCGTATTGTATATCCGCAGTGAAGGACTCACGAAAACTCCGGAAGATATCCAGAAAATAGTTGTTAAAAAGTTAAACAATGGCATGCCGGTGCTGATGAGTCAGGTGGCTACAGTACAATTGGGTTCTGCCATCAGATACGGAGCCATGACCTATAACGATCAGGGCGAGGTGGCAGGAGCAGTGGTGATGATGCTTAAAGGTGAAAACTCTTCTGTGGTCGTAAAACGCGTAAAAGAGAAGATCGTAGAAATTCAGAAAATGCTTCCCGAAGGTGTAGTCATAGAACCCTTTCTGGATCGTACAAAAATGGTGGACAATGCCATTCAAACGGTAGAAACCAATTTATTGGAAGGTGCATTGATTGTGATTTTTGTCCTGGTTTTCTTTCTGGGGAACCTTAGGGCGGGATTGATCGTGTCTTCAGTGATTCCCTTATCCATGCTTTTTGCCATCATTCTGATGAACAAGTTTGGCGTGGGCGGAAACCTGATGTCATTGGGAGCGATAGATTTCGGTCTTATTGTGGATGGCTCTGTGATCGTGGTCGAAGCGATCTTACACCGCTTCTCCCATTCCAAACATTTCAGGAAACTGGATCGGATCAATCAGGAAGAGATGGATACCGAGGTGAGCAAATCCACGGGATCGATGATCAAGTCCGCGGTGTTTAGTCAGATCATCATTCTGATTGTTTACCTGCCTATTTTGTCGCTGGAAGGGATTGAAGGAAAAATGTTTAAACCAATGGCCTTCACGATTGCTTTTGCCATCCTCGGTGCATTTATACTTTCCATTACCTATGTCCCGATGATGTCGGCCTTATTCCTGAATAAGAAACTGCAGCATAAGAAAAACCTGACGGATAAACTGATCATTTGGCTGGAAAGAAAATATCAGCCTTTACTCGGCGCATTGCTTCGTTTTCCTAAAACCATTTTATTAGTGACCATCTCCTTATTTGGACTTTCTTTATTGGTCCTGAGTAAAATGGGAGGGGAGTTTATTCCTCAGCTCGAAGAAGGAGATTTTGCGGTAGAAACCCGTTTGCTGACCGGAAGTAACCTGAACAATACGATTCAGACGACACAGCAGGCGGCTAAAATACTGCTCAGAGATTTCCCTGAAGTCCAAAAGGTGGTCACCAAAATCGGAAGTGCAGAAGTTCCTACCGATCCGATGCCTTTCGAAGCAGGAGACATGATGGTGATTTTAAAGGATAAAAAGGAATGGACCTCTGCCAAATCTTTTCCGGAACTAAGTGAGAAGATGACGAAAGCATTGGAAGCAGTTCCAGGCATTACGGTGGGCTTTCAATTCCCTGTTCAGATGCGTTTCAATGAACTGATGACGGGGGCCAGACAGGATGTGGTCTGTAAGATTTTTGGAGAGGACCTGGATTCTCTTGCAGCTTATGCACATCGCCTGGGTGAAATCATCGGAACCGTAAAAGGTGCGGTAAACGTTTATGAAGAACAGGTGACAGGGATGCCGCAGGTGGTGGTCAAATATGACCGTGATGGAATGGCGAAATATGGACTGAACGTGGGCGAAATAAACCGGGTGGTCAATACGGCTTTTGCCGGACAGGTTGCAGGCCAGGTTTATGAAGGGGAGAAACGCTTTGATATGGTGGTCCGGTTGTCGGAAAATGCCCGTAAGAATGTCGAAGATATCAAAAACCTGATGGTCTCTACCGGTAATGGAACGCAGATTCCGTTGAGCATGGTGGCTTCAATTGAAGAAGTGGAGGGCGTAAACCAGATTCAGCGGGAGGATACGAAACGCAGAATCATTGTCGGCTTTAACGTGAAAGACCGCGATGTTCAGTCGATCGTTCAGGAGCTTCAGGGAAAAGCAGCTAAGGAGCTCAACCTGTCAAAGGGATATACCATCGCCTATGGCGGATCTTTTGAGAACATGACGGCTGCGAAATCTAGGTTGAGCATCGTGGTTCCCATCGCACTCTTCCTTATTTTTCTGTTGTTATACTTTGCTTTTAATTCTGTAAAACAGGGATTATTAATCTATACGGCCATTCCACTTTCCGCCATCGGCGGAATCTTTGCGCTCTGGATGAGAGATCTTCCTTTTAGCATCTCTGCCGGGGTGGGTTTTATCGCTTTGTTTGGCGTAGCGGTGTTGAATGGAATTTTGCTGGTCTCAGAATTTAACCGCCTGAAAAAGGAAGGCTGGGATGATGTGAAACGTATTGTGGTCCATGGGACCAAATCTAAATTGCGTGCGGTACTGATGACGGCGCTGGTTCCTTCCCTGGGATTCATTCCTATGGCCATCAGCACGGGGGCAGGAGGTGCGGTACAAAAGCCATTGGCTACCGTGGTAATCGGAGGCTTAATCATTTCTACGATGTTAACTTTATTTGTTTTACCTATGCTTTATATTGTTTTTGAAAAAGGTTTCGGCTATTTTAAACCGGGAAAAAGAATGATCACTGCGGTGGTACTGATCGGTAGTGTTTTTGGAAATGTACAGGCGCAGGAGCGGATTTCCCTGGCTGCTGCACTCGATACCGCAGCCAAAAATAACCGCTCATTACGTGTTTCAGCTTCGGAGATCAGCTATCATCAGGCTTTAAAGAAAAGCAGCTTTGATCTGGAGAAAACAAACCTTGGCGTTGAATATGGCAAATTTAACAGCCTGGCAAATGACCATAAGTTCTCCATCTCCCAGAACCTGGAATTTCCTGCAGTATATACGCGGCAATCAGCAGTACTTAAAACCCATGTGCAGCTCAGTGAGCTCGCATTCCAACAACAAATACTGGAGCTGAAAACAAGTGTGAAGCTGAGTTATTATGGCTTGCTGGTCCTTCAGGAAAAAGAAAAACTCCTGCTGGAGGCAGATCGGGTGTATACTGAGTTTCTGGAGAAGTCAAAACAACGCTATCAGGCAGGGGATGTGGATGTCCTGGAGCTGAATATGGCTGAAAACCAGAAGCTTCAGATCAGCAATCAGCTGGAGATGTTAAAAAAAGACTACCGCTTACTGTTAAACCGGTTCAACATCTTATTGAATGGTTCTGTAAAGCTGCAACCTGCTCCGGAAGCCGCAGTTTATAGCCTGATGTCCTCCGCTGCGGAAGTAAATGGAAATCCTTTGTTCCGCTTAAAAGAACAGGAGCTGCTGTTGTCGCGGCAACAAATGCAGTTGGAAAAGAGCAAGCTATTGCCTTCCCTTAGCTTTGGTTACAACAATGCGAGCATCATCGGCTGGCAAAGCAATGCGATGGGCGCGGAACAGTATTATGGAGCAAGCAAACGCTTCTCTTCCGTCAGTCTTGGACTTGGAATTCCACTCTTTTTCGGGGCACAAAAATCCAGAATAAAGGCTTCCAACGTACTGATCCTTCAAAAGCAACAGGAGCTGGAACTGGCAGCTCAGCAATTGAGTATGGAACTGGAGGAAGCCCATCAGCAGTATGAGCAGCAAAAGAAGCTCATCAGGTCCTATCAGGATAAACTATTGCCAAATGCAAGAGTCATCATCAGTACTTCTACGCAGAAACTCAATGCAGGGGAAATAGGATACCTGGATTGGGCCTTGCTTGTAAACCAGAGTATCCAGATCCGCAGTGAATATTTTAATACTGTTCAGCAGTTCAACGAAGCTGCTTTTGAAATCGAAAGAATCAGTGCCAGCAAATAA
- a CDS encoding LamG-like jellyroll fold domain-containing protein: protein MAFKNFIKLKMVLILALILGQTEANAQEPGYQLNFDNFSFKEHITPKDSAYYAVDLQQSQYAKGLSGRALDLSANAMLRRPVKLDKGTLPEFTEKASFSVQIWVKTIANAKMGTPIMGNKIAEDGATIGWQIYTQENGAWALLLNDGKQRYDYKPTAERQRINDGNWHQLLFTVKRETHEAWIYLDGKNIAIYNTPGLGSLESKYSTVIGGSDEKWEYGSNAQWNAFNGFIDEVKVWNRALSSAEVQRQYLQFFPNVIKEETAAPTHLKVFSWNIWHGGHRYGQAVGLERLIETIKSTNPDIVGLIETYGSGAVIADSLGYYFYLISANLSIMSRYPIEETIREFRPSNFGGVVLKLSPDKKLIYLNTWLDYLPDVDASIRQEKKNAQALIKEEGPTRHAEIKEILKKIDPYLKNTDHLPVIMAGDFNMGSHLDWTEETKSLHYGLVVEWPESLEMLKAGFTDSYRKLHVNPLSNPGLTWGVRAAPTTDLYGLRDRIDFIYYKGKGLNPIESRVIDYHPVMFPSDHAALMTVFELKK from the coding sequence ATGGCATTCAAAAACTTTATTAAACTAAAGATGGTATTGATCCTCGCCTTAATCCTTGGGCAGACGGAGGCAAACGCGCAGGAACCCGGGTATCAATTGAACTTTGATAATTTTAGTTTTAAGGAACACATTACTCCTAAAGACAGTGCCTATTATGCGGTTGATTTGCAGCAATCACAATATGCGAAAGGCTTGAGCGGAAGAGCCTTGGACCTTTCTGCAAATGCGATGTTGAGAAGGCCTGTTAAGCTGGACAAAGGAACCTTGCCTGAATTCACAGAAAAGGCCTCCTTCTCGGTGCAGATCTGGGTAAAAACCATAGCAAATGCAAAGATGGGAACGCCAATCATGGGAAATAAGATCGCAGAGGACGGAGCTACGATAGGCTGGCAGATTTATACGCAGGAAAACGGAGCCTGGGCACTGCTGTTAAATGACGGAAAACAACGTTATGACTATAAACCAACTGCGGAAAGGCAGAGGATCAATGATGGCAACTGGCATCAGCTCCTCTTTACAGTCAAAAGAGAAACGCATGAAGCCTGGATCTACCTGGACGGAAAAAATATCGCCATCTACAATACACCGGGCCTTGGTAGTTTGGAAAGCAAATACTCCACAGTCATTGGGGGCTCGGATGAGAAATGGGAATACGGATCGAATGCCCAATGGAATGCTTTTAACGGGTTTATAGATGAAGTAAAAGTCTGGAACCGTGCCCTCTCTTCTGCCGAAGTGCAAAGGCAATATTTACAATTCTTTCCAAATGTGATCAAAGAAGAAACAGCTGCTCCCACTCATCTGAAAGTCTTTTCCTGGAACATCTGGCATGGCGGCCACCGGTATGGACAGGCCGTAGGATTGGAACGCCTGATTGAAACGATCAAATCCACAAATCCTGATATCGTAGGACTCATAGAAACGTATGGCTCAGGAGCAGTGATTGCCGATTCGCTGGGTTATTATTTTTACCTGATCAGTGCCAATCTTTCCATCATGAGCCGTTATCCGATCGAGGAAACGATCAGGGAGTTCCGTCCCTCCAATTTTGGTGGGGTAGTTTTAAAATTGAGTCCGGACAAAAAGCTGATCTATTTGAATACCTGGCTGGATTACTTACCGGATGTAGATGCCAGCATCAGACAAGAGAAAAAAAATGCGCAGGCCCTGATCAAAGAAGAGGGGCCAACCCGGCATGCAGAAATAAAAGAGATCCTGAAAAAGATTGATCCCTATCTAAAAAACACCGACCATTTACCGGTCATCATGGCCGGTGATTTCAATATGGGATCTCACCTGGACTGGACGGAAGAAACCAAGTCCCTTCACTACGGACTGGTCGTGGAATGGCCTGAAAGTCTGGAAATGCTCAAAGCAGGATTTACAGATAGTTATCGAAAGCTCCATGTCAATCCCTTATCAAACCCAGGACTGACCTGGGGAGTAAGGGCGGCACCAACAACGGACTTATATGGACTAAGGGATAGAATTGATTTCATTTATTATAAAGGGAAAGGACTTAACCCTATCGAATCCAGGGTCATTGACTATCATCCGGTCATGTTTCCTTCAGATCATGCCGCATTGATGACGGTATTTGAACTAAAAAAATAA
- a CDS encoding alkaline phosphatase family protein, translated as MKNILFFLLLLCVKGTFAQSKAPDGNMIIISIDGLRWREVFQGAEIELLLDKKFNTQDSAARFKKYWSDDLQQRRTSLMPFLWTTIVKNGQIYGNRDLGNKVNVKNPYWISYPGRSENLTGYADPKVKSNGHPDNENRNILEFMDEQKGYKGKVVSFASWGAVGRIINRNRNGLLVNLPGENLSGKNLSEGESLANEIQHYEPEIWGHEERLDATTYALAKSYLKARHPKILYLDLADTDEYGHEDKYDFYLDAARNVDAMIGSLWNYLQSDPFYKGKTTLMIMPDHGRGEGQQWTSHGARIPHANDTWLIAMGPGIKPKGEMKNEGQIYQDQLAKTMVKLLGFEFSSVNPIGAAIESVLK; from the coding sequence ATGAAAAATATACTATTCTTCCTGTTACTCCTCTGCGTAAAGGGAACTTTTGCACAAAGTAAGGCTCCCGATGGGAACATGATCATTATCTCCATCGATGGCTTAAGGTGGAGAGAGGTCTTCCAGGGCGCAGAAATAGAATTGTTGCTCGATAAAAAATTCAATACTCAGGATTCCGCAGCACGGTTTAAAAAGTACTGGTCTGATGATCTGCAGCAAAGAAGAACGAGTTTAATGCCCTTCTTATGGACGACTATTGTAAAGAACGGACAGATTTATGGAAACAGGGATTTGGGAAATAAAGTAAATGTTAAAAATCCTTACTGGATCTCCTATCCTGGTCGCAGTGAAAACCTGACCGGTTATGCGGATCCTAAAGTGAAGTCGAACGGACATCCGGACAATGAGAACAGGAACATCCTGGAATTTATGGATGAGCAGAAAGGATATAAAGGTAAAGTGGTCAGTTTTGCCTCCTGGGGTGCTGTTGGCAGGATCATCAACAGAAACCGTAATGGCTTGCTGGTGAATCTCCCGGGAGAGAACCTCAGCGGGAAAAATCTCAGTGAGGGAGAAAGTCTGGCCAATGAAATCCAGCATTATGAACCTGAAATATGGGGCCATGAAGAACGCCTGGATGCCACAACTTATGCATTGGCGAAATCTTACCTCAAAGCCAGACATCCTAAAATATTGTACCTGGATCTTGCAGATACTGATGAGTACGGACACGAAGATAAATATGATTTTTACCTTGATGCTGCCAGAAATGTGGATGCCATGATAGGCAGCTTATGGAATTACCTGCAAAGCGATCCATTTTACAAAGGCAAAACAACCTTAATGATTATGCCGGATCATGGCAGAGGAGAAGGTCAGCAATGGACCAGCCATGGAGCCCGCATTCCACATGCCAATGATACCTGGTTGATTGCAATGGGGCCAGGAATTAAGCCCAAAGGAGAAATGAAAAATGAGGGACAGATTTATCAGGATCAGCTGGCAAAAACAATGGTAAAATTGCTTGGATTTGAATTCAGTTCTGTGAACCCGATCGGAGCAGCAATTGAAAGTGTACTTAAATAA
- a CDS encoding DUF5690 family protein — MNRLKHLLSHSKVFFVFWCMIAAFGTYFCMYAFRKPFTSGTYAGMSLWDLDYKAVLIIAQVFGYMVSKFLGIKVISELKASGRKKLIICLILFSEVSLLLFGLVPYPYNFFFLFLNGLPLGMVWGIIFSYLEGRRFTEMLAMGMSISLIVSSGIIKTIYFMVHEWLPFINEFWMPCVMGLLFLPAFLLFVWMLSVIPEPDETDKLLRVERLPMTAEDKRMALKEYGPAILGIGLVYTMLTTMRDFRDNFSVEIWNEIAPHWDKTVFSLTEAISGVIVLIAIGCLSLIRNNIKGFWGTQYLVALGLMISGGSTLLFHLQLLSPFFWMLLVGMGLFLAYTPIQVVLFERMIALFKIKANAGFFVYMCDSAGYLGSVGLLLYKEFFMKDLSWAKVLMQFSYFLTVICMLLLILSAIFFNRKIGVKGPITGILDRIPLNK, encoded by the coding sequence ATGAACCGACTTAAACATTTGCTGAGCCATTCCAAAGTATTCTTTGTGTTCTGGTGTATGATTGCTGCCTTTGGCACTTATTTCTGCATGTATGCCTTCAGGAAGCCTTTTACCAGTGGGACCTATGCTGGAATGAGCCTTTGGGATCTGGATTATAAGGCCGTATTAATCATTGCCCAGGTATTTGGGTATATGGTCTCTAAATTTTTAGGCATCAAAGTGATCTCTGAGCTCAAAGCCTCGGGAAGAAAAAAGCTCATCATCTGCCTGATCCTCTTTTCAGAAGTTTCCCTGCTGCTCTTCGGTCTGGTACCTTACCCTTATAACTTTTTCTTCTTGTTTCTGAACGGTTTGCCTTTAGGTATGGTCTGGGGCATTATTTTTAGCTACCTCGAAGGAAGACGTTTCACCGAGATGCTGGCCATGGGAATGAGCATCAGTCTTATTGTCTCTTCAGGAATCATCAAAACCATTTATTTTATGGTACATGAATGGCTCCCCTTCATTAATGAATTCTGGATGCCTTGTGTCATGGGCCTGCTCTTTTTACCCGCCTTCCTCTTATTTGTATGGATGTTATCCGTGATTCCCGAACCTGATGAGACGGATAAATTATTGAGGGTAGAACGCCTTCCTATGACGGCCGAAGATAAACGCATGGCTTTAAAAGAATACGGTCCGGCGATATTGGGAATTGGATTGGTCTATACCATGTTGACCACGATGCGGGACTTTCGGGATAATTTCTCCGTAGAGATCTGGAATGAGATTGCCCCACATTGGGATAAAACCGTCTTTTCGCTCACCGAAGCCATTAGCGGAGTGATCGTATTGATTGCCATAGGATGCCTTTCGCTAATTCGAAACAACATCAAAGGCTTTTGGGGAACCCAATATCTGGTGGCATTAGGGCTGATGATCAGTGGCGGAAGTACCTTGCTTTTTCACCTTCAGCTATTGAGCCCCTTTTTTTGGATGCTCCTGGTGGGAATGGGTTTGTTTTTAGCCTACACACCGATTCAGGTAGTGCTGTTCGAACGGATGATCGCTTTATTTAAGATCAAGGCCAATGCGGGGTTCTTTGTGTACATGTGCGATTCTGCCGGTTACCTGGGCAGTGTTGGCCTGTTGCTTTACAAGGAGTTTTTTATGAAGGATTTAAGCTGGGCAAAGGTACTCATGCAGTTCAGCTATTTCCTCACCGTAATCTGTATGCTGCTCCTCATTTTATCTGCCATCTTCTTTAACCGGAAAATAGGGGTTAAGGGACCAATTACCGGGATCCTGGACCGGATACCATTAAATAAATAA
- a CDS encoding FAD-binding oxidoreductase, with protein MNKQYKSADAVIIGGGVFGCAIAYYYTRNNPGKKIIVLDRNELCNAATSHAAALVTKIRAKKPFIPLSLETYQVVAEMEKILGESMDMKFSGVIHLAASEAREKELKELMEIAAEFNQPAHYISPEEAHKMSPWLKTDEALRIGYMPDEAYCDPYLLGTFFSRCAKLQGAEFIQGLEALNLIMEGNDVLGVHTKEGNIIAGTTIVASGAWAPKFAREAGVSLPMAPTRSQYWITEKNDIFPVNSPIVLLPDAQAYARPEGGSLLFGIRERNSLSVSADLIPRNVNDFSFSPDKGVQDLSEVIDRLARFFPKVYDIGMKYYVAGFSGYTPDNNLSMGVAPGVNHLLMATGCVGAGISVSGGVGLAFAELAAGKANPYDFSAFDLQRFGEVDPFSPEWLERCARARSTKVSG; from the coding sequence ATGAACAAACAATATAAGAGCGCCGATGCGGTGATCATTGGGGGAGGTGTCTTTGGTTGTGCCATCGCCTATTATTATACCCGGAACAACCCGGGAAAGAAAATTATCGTTCTCGACCGAAATGAACTTTGCAATGCTGCAACGAGTCATGCTGCAGCATTGGTCACCAAAATCAGGGCTAAAAAACCTTTTATCCCGCTTTCTCTGGAAACTTATCAGGTGGTTGCCGAAATGGAGAAAATCCTGGGCGAATCTATGGACATGAAATTCAGCGGTGTGATTCACCTGGCAGCATCCGAAGCGAGGGAAAAAGAACTGAAAGAATTGATGGAAATTGCGGCTGAATTTAATCAGCCGGCTCATTATATCTCTCCGGAGGAAGCGCATAAAATGTCGCCATGGCTAAAGACAGATGAGGCATTGCGCATTGGCTATATGCCTGATGAAGCTTATTGTGATCCCTATCTGTTGGGAACCTTCTTCTCCAGATGCGCAAAATTACAGGGGGCAGAATTTATCCAGGGTCTGGAGGCCTTAAATTTAATTATGGAGGGGAATGATGTCCTTGGTGTTCATACCAAAGAAGGAAACATCATTGCAGGAACTACCATCGTAGCCTCCGGTGCATGGGCACCAAAATTTGCGCGTGAAGCTGGCGTAAGTTTGCCAATGGCGCCTACCAGAAGTCAATATTGGATCACAGAAAAAAATGATATTTTTCCGGTCAATTCACCTATTGTCTTGTTGCCGGATGCCCAGGCCTATGCACGCCCGGAAGGTGGAAGTCTGCTGTTTGGCATCAGAGAACGAAACTCCTTGAGTGTTTCTGCTGATCTGATTCCCCGGAATGTCAATGATTTTTCTTTTAGCCCGGATAAAGGAGTTCAGGATCTTTCAGAAGTGATCGACAGGCTCGCCCGTTTCTTTCCAAAGGTTTACGATATCGGGATGAAGTATTATGTAGCTGGATTTTCCGGATATACGCCGGATAATAACCTGTCTATGGGCGTGGCTCCCGGTGTAAATCACTTGTTGATGGCCACCGGATGTGTGGGTGCAGGAATCTCCGTGAGCGGGGGAGTAGGACTGGCATTTGCCGAACTTGCAGCAGGAAAGGCAAACCCTTATGACTTTTCTGCTTTTGACCTTCAGCGCTTTGGTGAAGTCGATCCCTTCAGTCCCGAATGGCTGGAAAGATGTGCGCGTGCAAGATCAACAAAAGTAAGTGGCTAA